A genome region from Primulina eburnea isolate SZY01 chromosome 9, ASM2296580v1, whole genome shotgun sequence includes the following:
- the LOC140841035 gene encoding caffeic acid 3-O-methyltransferase 2-like: MSLKMEVAQGDEASFLFAMQLASASVLPNVLKVALELDLFEIMKNKGPDAFISPAELVAEIPTNNPEAHNMVDRILRLLASYSILNCRVKTLPDGGVERLYSLAPVCKFYTKNDDGVSLAPMLIMNLDKVHLETWYHLKDAILEGGVPFEKVYKMSTFEYHGTDPRFNKVFNRAMSNSSTILMKRILDTYEGFKGLGTLVDVGGGIGDSLKMILSKHPTVKAINFDLPHVIRDAPSYSGMEHMGGDMFVSVPNGDAIIMKWVLHDWSDIHCLKILKRCHEALPNNGKIIVVERILSENSREDFICNLQIDMLMLAHSPGGKERTENEFHALAKQAGFKESRTVCCVLPLSVMEFYK; the protein is encoded by the exons ATGAGTCTGAAAATGGAGGTTGCACAAGGGGACGAGGCTTCTTTCTTATTCGCCATGCAACTAGCCTCTGCCTCAGTGCTGCCTAATGTCCTCAAAGTGGCGTTGGAGCTCGACCTCTTTGAAATCATGAAGAATAAGGGGCCCGACGCCTTTATTTCACCAGCAGAACTCGTTGCGGAAATTCCCACCAACAATCCAGAGGCGCATAACATGGTGGACAGAATCCTCCGCCTGCTCGCGAGCTATTCTATTTTAAATTGCCGAGTGAAAACCCTGCCTGATGGCGGCGTTGAGCGGCTGTATTCCTTGGCTCCGGTCTGCAAGTTCTACACCAAGAATGATGATGGAGTTTCTCTAGCCCCTATGTTGATCATGAATCTAGACAAGGTTCACTTGGAGACTTG GTATCACCTGAAAGATGCAATTCTCGAGGGGGGAGTTCCTTTTGAAAAAGTATATAAAATGAGCACGTTCGAGTATCACGGCACAGATCCTAGATTTAACAAGGTTTTTAATAGAGCAATGTCCAATTCTTCGACaattttgatgaaaagaatccTAGATACCTATGAGGGATTCAAGGGTCTGGGAACTTTGGTCGATGTTGGAGGTGGAATCGGTGATTCCCTGAAAATGATCCTATCCAAGCATCCAACTGTAAAGGCCATTAATTTTGATTTGCCCCATGTTATTCGAGACGCACCATCTTATTCAG GCATGGAGCATATGGGTGGAGACATGTTCGTTAGTGTTCCGAACGGCGATGCCATTATCATGAAG TGGGTTCTTCATGACTGGAGCGATATACATTGCTTAAAAATACTGAAGAGATGCCATGAAGCACTTCCAAATAACGGAAAAATAATCGTTGTGGAGCGTATTCTTTCAGAGAActcaagagaagattttatATGTAATTTACAAATTGACATGCTTATGCTAGCACATAGTCCCGGTGGGAAGGAGAGGACAGAAAATGAATTTCATGCATTGGCAAAGCAAGCTGGATTCAAAGAATCTCGAACAGTTTGTTGTGTTCTCCCACTCTCGGTCATGgagttttataaataa